A single window of Flavobacteriales bacterium DNA harbors:
- a CDS encoding tetratricopeptide repeat protein: protein MTSGRVWLILTVLTGLVVALSRCSEGNAPLIQPEPSGYAALTDTVRYVGMETCRQCHESVYQTFIHTGMGQSFGLATREKSAADFTKATIYDRWHDLYYHAFWRNDSMFVREYRLKGNDTIHAREEHVSYVIGSGQHTNSHMINTHGYVTQAPMTFYTQEQRWDLPPGFENGQNSRFDRKIGLECMTCHNGYPEMVFGSENKYKVVKNGIDCERCHGPGSAHVKAKQSGKLVDISKEIDYSIVNPAKLPGDLQIDLCQRCHLQGNAVLNPGKSFLDFKPGMHLKDVMNVFVARYENDDDAFIMASHADRLHQSKCYLSTSAHPDTTAMRGDRQQLTCVTCHNPHVSVKVTGRDVFNGKCMQCHGEQQIHVEKVGSGDCVGCHMPRSGSIDIPHVRITDHRIQIPDRTGSKTTDGEKGRFLGLACVNNPDVDRITLARAYLNHFERFDPKRYLLDSAEVLLRGSMTEKNFNDKVRLLYLRQDFAGVKKLANEAGDSLLNNWLTAKSWDNDDAWTAYRVGESYHQASDPNRASEDFKKSFMLFQRAVYLAPYVPDFRNKLGVAALLVGDVKQAFDAFASTLQENPNNVQAYSNLGFLNLSRRDDPETALRYYKKAISLDPDDVPLLLNLAGLYIYQKKFDEARQVVKDVLVRHPEHEQARMVLQGIEQWSRQQ, encoded by the coding sequence ATGACCTCAGGAAGGGTGTGGTTGATTCTGACGGTCTTGACAGGTCTGGTTGTGGCGTTGAGCCGTTGCAGCGAAGGCAATGCGCCGTTAATCCAACCAGAACCTTCTGGTTATGCTGCATTGACAGATACCGTTCGGTACGTGGGCATGGAAACCTGCCGCCAATGTCACGAATCCGTTTATCAGACTTTTATTCATACCGGCATGGGCCAATCTTTCGGACTGGCAACCCGGGAAAAGAGTGCGGCTGATTTTACAAAGGCAACGATTTATGACCGTTGGCATGATCTCTATTACCACGCTTTCTGGAGAAACGATTCGATGTTTGTACGTGAGTACAGGTTGAAAGGAAACGATACCATCCATGCCAGAGAAGAACATGTTAGTTATGTGATCGGGTCGGGACAGCATACCAATTCCCATATGATCAATACCCATGGTTATGTGACACAGGCACCGATGACCTTCTACACACAGGAACAAAGGTGGGATCTGCCTCCCGGATTTGAGAACGGCCAGAATTCAAGATTCGACAGAAAGATCGGATTGGAATGCATGACCTGCCATAACGGTTACCCGGAAATGGTGTTCGGGTCTGAGAATAAATATAAGGTTGTTAAAAACGGCATCGATTGTGAACGTTGTCATGGACCGGGTTCGGCACATGTGAAGGCGAAGCAAAGCGGAAAGCTCGTGGATATATCCAAAGAAATAGATTATTCCATTGTCAACCCGGCCAAGCTGCCCGGTGATTTGCAAATTGATCTGTGCCAGAGGTGTCACTTGCAAGGCAATGCCGTTTTGAATCCGGGGAAGTCATTCCTGGATTTCAAGCCGGGTATGCACCTGAAAGATGTGATGAATGTGTTTGTGGCACGATATGAAAATGACGATGACGCCTTTATCATGGCCAGTCATGCAGATCGCCTGCATCAAAGCAAATGCTATCTGAGCACTTCGGCGCATCCGGATACAACCGCCATGCGAGGTGATCGTCAGCAACTCACATGTGTGACATGCCACAATCCGCATGTGAGTGTGAAAGTCACGGGAAGAGATGTGTTTAATGGGAAATGTATGCAATGTCATGGCGAACAGCAGATACATGTTGAAAAGGTGGGAAGCGGAGATTGTGTGGGTTGTCATATGCCCCGCTCAGGGTCCATTGATATCCCTCATGTTCGTATCACCGATCACCGCATTCAGATTCCCGACCGTACCGGCAGTAAAACCACGGATGGGGAAAAAGGAAGATTCCTGGGGCTGGCATGCGTGAACAACCCTGATGTGGATCGCATCACGTTGGCACGGGCCTACCTTAACCATTTCGAGCGATTTGATCCCAAGCGTTATTTGCTTGATAGTGCTGAGGTTCTGTTGAGGGGCTCAATGACCGAGAAGAACTTCAATGATAAGGTTCGTTTGCTATACCTCAGGCAGGATTTCGCTGGAGTGAAGAAACTGGCGAACGAAGCGGGGGATTCCTTGCTGAATAACTGGCTGACAGCAAAAAGCTGGGACAATGATGATGCATGGACCGCATATCGGGTAGGGGAGAGTTACCATCAGGCTTCAGATCCGAACCGTGCCTCGGAAGATTTCAAGAAATCATTCATGTTGTTTCAGCGGGCAGTGTATCTGGCTCCTTATGTGCCCGATTTTCGGAATAAGTTAGGTGTGGCGGCATTGTTGGTGGGTGATGTTAAGCAGGCATTCGATGCGTTTGCCAGTACCCTGCAGGAAAATCCGAACAATGTGCAGGCATATTCGAATTTGGGTTTTTTAAATTTGTCCAGAAGAGATGATCCCGAAACCGCACTCAGGTATTACAAAAAGGCGATCTCCCTTGATCCGGATGATGTACCTTTGCTTTTAAACCTGGCCGGTTTATATATTTATCAAAAAAAGTTCGATGAGGCACGGCAGGTGGTGAAGGATGTTTTAGTCAGGCATCCTGAACATGAACAGGCCCGGATGGTGTTGCAAGGAATCGAGCAGTGGAGCAGACAGCAATAA
- the mltG gene encoding endolytic transglycosylase MltG, which translates to MLVLLAVVTITAWKGYSLYHRIFSPNVAITEGQSPLIYIHTGAQFSEVRQMLVDGGWIKDEASFLWVARLKKYDQLVKPGRYRLKKGMSNEELVNMLRSGNQEPLRVSFNNIHTPEQLAGILGHSLEPDSLDFLKGLKGNKGLAGKGIHWGQAFFTCFPNSYDFYWTTDVEKFLSIMLKHYLQFWTDERVNKAEAMGFSVKEVTILASIVEMESWKRDEQPTVAGVYINRLKTGMRLQADPTVIYAVGDFSIRRVNSNHLDIDSPYNTYRYSGLPPGPICLPSQDALKSVLNYKKHDYYYFCAKEDLSGYHVFSKTYDQHLQNRRRYQQALDRMNIH; encoded by the coding sequence ATGCTTGTCCTCCTTGCGGTAGTCACAATAACTGCATGGAAGGGATATTCCCTCTACCACCGGATTTTTAGTCCGAATGTAGCCATCACCGAAGGCCAGAGCCCCCTTATTTACATACATACCGGAGCACAGTTTAGTGAGGTCAGGCAAATGCTGGTGGATGGCGGTTGGATAAAAGATGAAGCCTCATTTCTGTGGGTGGCGCGTTTGAAAAAATACGATCAGCTGGTGAAGCCCGGTCGTTATCGCCTTAAAAAGGGTATGAGCAATGAGGAACTTGTGAACATGCTTCGTAGCGGCAACCAGGAGCCTTTGAGGGTGAGCTTCAACAATATTCATACGCCCGAACAACTGGCCGGTATATTGGGGCATTCATTGGAGCCCGATTCCCTGGACTTTCTCAAAGGGTTGAAAGGCAATAAAGGGCTTGCTGGTAAAGGTATTCACTGGGGTCAAGCCTTTTTTACCTGCTTTCCAAATTCCTATGACTTTTATTGGACAACTGACGTGGAAAAGTTTTTGTCCATCATGCTTAAGCATTATCTTCAATTTTGGACGGATGAGCGTGTGAATAAGGCTGAGGCCATGGGTTTCTCTGTGAAAGAAGTAACCATACTGGCATCCATCGTGGAAATGGAATCCTGGAAGAGGGACGAGCAACCCACGGTGGCCGGGGTGTATATCAACCGGTTGAAAACAGGTATGCGGTTGCAGGCAGATCCTACCGTGATCTATGCCGTTGGGGATTTTTCCATTCGTCGGGTGAACAGCAACCACCTGGATATCGATTCCCCTTACAATACTTACAGGTATTCAGGACTTCCGCCAGGCCCCATATGCCTTCCTTCACAGGATGCGCTGAAAAGTGTGTTGAATTATAAGAAACACGACTATTACTATTTCTGTGCGAAAGAAGATCTTTCCGGGTATCATGTGTTTTCCAAAACCTACGATCAGCATTTGCAGAACAGGCGGAGGTACCAGCAGGCCCTTGATCGGATGAATATCCACTGA
- a CDS encoding PKD domain-containing protein produces MINRIPWRFRAWGIALAFWLGAIDASMATHIIGGEIYYECQGNDIYKIYLKVYRDCYNGVPYFDNPALLNIFDANNNLIKTINMPLNQGSVHQLQTEVSNPCVNPPTAVCVEAAEYVITETLPPIPGGYQLAYQRCCRNQTISNLVGPGQTGATYYTAILDTGVVVCNSAPHFNEYPPVFVCKDEVLEFDHSATDPDGDSLVYELCIPYDGASYTDPFGNNPINPPPYKNVTFSSPYSLQDPMGGTPLTIDPVTGFLTGIPGKLGQFVVGICVKEYRDGVLIGINKRDFQFNVMYCEPNVSVSIPENVTQCGDQRVYFNNTSKGAFSYFWDFGDLTSDSDTSEDVSPHYDYPGPGDYQVQLIVNKGETCSDTATATISIFPAVHANFGFNLPCLSYASVFSDSSWIFGNEPIQTWSWTFGDGTTSDQPDPVHTYENDGVYPVLLEVVSKDGCRSLVRKTMYVYPDPDPEFMPSVATGCIPLSVGFLPTDSLDPLASYYWDFGDGEQSTDRFPSHVYTDPGSYDISLKMVTRQGCTDSLKKKALLKIYPVPEAKYTVDTYEQDIMHPEFSFTDQSFNAIEWYWAFGDGDSSEVTNPIHVYNDTGWFDVSLMVEDARGCRDTTWDKVYIEPVVSFYVPNVFTPNDDGKNDVFHVYGEYIKEFHMLIFDRWGNVIFETNNMNQGWEAGEGVPEDVYVYKIDYVDALGVQKYRVGSVTLVR; encoded by the coding sequence TTGATCAATCGAATTCCATGGCGTTTTCGCGCATGGGGGATTGCCCTGGCCTTTTGGCTGGGAGCGATTGATGCATCCATGGCCACCCACATCATAGGAGGTGAGATCTACTATGAATGTCAGGGCAACGATATCTACAAGATCTACCTGAAGGTCTACCGCGACTGTTACAATGGGGTCCCGTATTTTGACAACCCGGCTCTCCTGAATATTTTCGATGCGAACAACAACCTGATTAAAACGATCAACATGCCGCTGAATCAGGGGTCGGTACATCAATTGCAAACAGAAGTAAGCAATCCTTGCGTCAATCCACCAACCGCTGTGTGTGTCGAGGCTGCCGAATATGTGATTACGGAAACACTTCCTCCCATACCAGGTGGCTACCAGTTGGCCTACCAGCGTTGCTGTCGCAATCAGACCATTAGTAATCTGGTAGGACCCGGACAAACCGGAGCTACTTATTATACTGCCATTCTTGACACGGGTGTGGTTGTTTGTAATTCGGCACCTCATTTCAATGAATATCCACCTGTATTTGTTTGTAAAGACGAAGTGCTGGAGTTCGATCATTCAGCTACTGACCCTGACGGAGATTCGCTGGTGTATGAATTATGCATTCCTTACGATGGTGCGAGCTACACCGATCCGTTCGGGAATAACCCCATCAACCCGCCACCTTATAAGAATGTCACATTCAGTTCGCCCTATTCCCTTCAGGATCCGATGGGGGGTACACCTTTGACCATAGATCCCGTGACAGGATTTCTTACCGGTATCCCCGGCAAGCTGGGGCAGTTTGTGGTGGGGATCTGTGTAAAAGAGTACAGGGATGGTGTGTTGATAGGTATTAATAAGCGGGATTTTCAGTTCAATGTGATGTATTGCGAACCCAACGTGTCGGTCTCCATTCCTGAAAACGTAACGCAGTGCGGCGATCAACGGGTTTATTTCAACAATACAAGCAAAGGCGCCTTCAGTTATTTCTGGGATTTTGGAGATTTGACTTCCGACTCGGATACATCCGAAGATGTGTCTCCCCATTATGATTATCCTGGTCCCGGCGATTATCAGGTACAACTGATCGTTAACAAGGGCGAAACCTGCTCGGATACAGCCACGGCAACCATTTCTATTTTTCCGGCTGTGCATGCCAACTTCGGGTTTAACCTGCCGTGCCTCAGTTATGCATCCGTCTTCTCAGACTCATCCTGGATCTTCGGGAATGAGCCGATCCAGACATGGAGTTGGACTTTCGGTGACGGTACCACATCGGATCAGCCCGATCCTGTTCATACATATGAAAATGATGGAGTATACCCCGTTTTGCTGGAAGTGGTGTCAAAAGACGGTTGCCGGTCCTTGGTGCGAAAAACCATGTACGTTTATCCGGATCCCGATCCGGAATTTATGCCTTCGGTGGCAACCGGATGCATCCCCCTTTCGGTAGGGTTCTTGCCGACCGACTCACTTGATCCGTTAGCTAGCTATTATTGGGATTTCGGCGATGGTGAACAATCAACAGATAGGTTTCCATCACACGTGTATACCGATCCCGGATCTTATGATATCAGTCTGAAAATGGTCACCCGTCAGGGGTGTACGGATTCACTGAAGAAAAAGGCATTGTTGAAAATATACCCCGTGCCTGAAGCAAAGTATACGGTGGATACATACGAGCAGGATATCATGCATCCCGAATTTTCATTTACCGATCAATCGTTCAACGCCATTGAATGGTATTGGGCCTTCGGTGATGGGGATTCCTCTGAAGTGACCAACCCCATCCATGTTTACAATGATACCGGTTGGTTTGATGTGTCTCTGATGGTGGAAGATGCAAGGGGGTGTCGTGATACCACATGGGATAAGGTCTATATAGAACCGGTGGTGAGTTTTTATGTGCCGAATGTTTTTACGCCCAATGATGATGGTAAGAATGATGTGTTTCATGTTTACGGGGAATACATCAAAGAATTTCATATGCTGATTTTTGATCGCTGGGGCAATGTGATCTTTGAAACGAACAACATGAATCAGGGATGGGAAGCGGGAGAAGGTGTTCCTGAAGATGTATATGTATACAAGATCGATTACGTCGATGCCCTGGGAGTGCAAAAATACCGTGTAGGTTCTGTGACCCTCGTTCGTTAG
- a CDS encoding DUF1835 domain-containing protein: MQDSADNIYHILNGDVLKEYFPDEIVGRYIVMRECLVVGPTPDGDLDDFFKARAAFLHEEYSVSPEEYERNAKPELLKIATIPPGVEVNMWFEDDLFCQVNMWFACSLLCKIKPEPHVFLVRPEHQNPYQFSCVVPEHLPVLLNERISLPSKTVKGLADLWGAYQTEDRNQMEKLAKQMGNKLQFLEPAVEAHLARLPQNGKPGRPEQVITEILERNPELGFESVFRLFQSKEAIYGYGDLQVKSIYNRVKEKTKHKK; this comes from the coding sequence ATGCAAGATTCTGCAGATAACATATACCATATCCTGAACGGAGATGTGCTAAAGGAATATTTCCCTGACGAAATTGTCGGTCGTTACATCGTGATGAGGGAATGCCTGGTCGTTGGGCCGACACCTGATGGTGACCTGGATGATTTCTTCAAAGCACGTGCCGCCTTTCTTCATGAAGAATACAGTGTATCACCGGAAGAATATGAAAGGAACGCAAAGCCGGAGTTGCTCAAAATTGCTACCATTCCTCCCGGCGTGGAAGTAAACATGTGGTTTGAAGACGATCTGTTCTGCCAGGTCAACATGTGGTTCGCCTGCTCACTCCTGTGCAAGATCAAACCAGAACCTCATGTATTCCTGGTGAGACCCGAACATCAGAATCCATATCAGTTTTCTTGCGTGGTACCGGAACATTTGCCGGTACTGCTGAATGAAAGAATATCTCTTCCTTCGAAAACCGTAAAAGGCTTAGCTGATTTGTGGGGCGCCTATCAGACCGAAGACCGGAACCAAATGGAAAAACTGGCAAAGCAAATGGGAAACAAGTTACAGTTCCTGGAACCTGCCGTTGAAGCCCACCTTGCCCGTTTACCTCAAAACGGGAAGCCCGGACGCCCGGAACAGGTGATTACTGAAATACTTGAACGCAACCCCGAACTGGGATTTGAATCTGTATTCAGACTGTTTCAAAGCAAAGAAGCCATTTACGGATATGGAGACCTCCAGGTGAAATCCATTTACAACCGCGTGAAGGAAAAAACGAAACACAAGAAATAA
- a CDS encoding response regulator transcription factor, with protein sequence MSFSLSCLIVEDEPSSSDTLQAYLALEYPEITKIQTAASIEEALQKQATYHPNLIFLDIELPDGTGFDFLRKVKRRDFEVVFITGHDNYAIQAIRFAAIDYLLKPILTEDLINAMDSVFSALDKKDRMNRLELLLQNPNESRRIALPQKNEYILVAVSDIMYCEADGPYTRFILNDGKMLMVSKGLREYDPLLSESNFFRVHKSYLVNRKYIKKVVRSDGGYLVMENDNQVPISKLKKDEVFASLGL encoded by the coding sequence ATGAGCTTTTCACTATCCTGTTTGATCGTAGAGGATGAGCCTTCGTCATCCGATACCCTCCAAGCCTACCTTGCGCTTGAATACCCCGAAATTACAAAGATTCAAACCGCCGCTTCCATTGAAGAAGCGCTTCAAAAGCAAGCGACGTATCATCCCAATTTGATTTTTCTAGATATAGAATTGCCCGATGGAACCGGGTTTGATTTTTTACGGAAAGTGAAAAGAAGGGATTTTGAAGTGGTTTTTATTACAGGCCACGACAATTACGCCATCCAGGCAATACGTTTTGCGGCCATCGATTATCTGTTGAAACCTATTCTGACGGAAGATCTGATCAATGCGATGGATTCGGTGTTCTCGGCGCTCGATAAGAAGGACCGCATGAATCGCCTTGAGCTTTTGTTGCAAAATCCCAATGAGAGCAGAAGGATCGCGCTTCCTCAAAAAAATGAATATATCCTCGTGGCCGTGTCAGACATCATGTACTGTGAGGCCGATGGTCCGTATACCCGCTTCATATTGAATGATGGCAAGATGCTGATGGTGTCCAAAGGCCTGAGGGAATATGACCCGCTCTTGTCTGAATCCAACTTTTTCAGGGTGCATAAGTCATACCTCGTTAACCGGAAATACATCAAAAAGGTGGTGCGCAGCGACGGGGGATACCTCGTGATGGAAAATGACAATCAGGTGCCTATTTCCAAATTGAAAAAGGATGAGGTGTTTGCAAGTTTGGGTTTATAG
- a CDS encoding DUF1987 domain-containing protein yields the protein METLQIQGTVNSPTVLFNAQAGILEISGRSIPEAAHEFFAPLVKWLKEYATSPADTTTLNLRLEYINSNSFKMILDIFRPLEDLYKDGKNVVVKWYYEEDDEAMLEAAEDYKDVLTLPFKVIAVEEF from the coding sequence ATGGAAACACTACAAATTCAAGGAACTGTTAACAGCCCGACCGTATTATTCAATGCCCAGGCGGGCATACTGGAAATCAGCGGGAGGTCCATACCGGAAGCAGCTCATGAATTTTTTGCACCACTGGTAAAATGGCTGAAGGAATATGCCACCAGTCCTGCAGATACCACTACACTGAACCTACGTTTGGAGTACATCAACTCCAACTCATTTAAGATGATACTGGACATTTTCAGACCCCTTGAAGACCTTTACAAAGACGGTAAAAATGTAGTGGTGAAGTGGTACTACGAAGAAGATGATGAAGCCATGCTGGAGGCAGCGGAAGACTACAAGGATGTTCTCACACTGCCGTTCAAGGTCATTGCGGTAGAAGAATTCTGA
- a CDS encoding cation:proton antiporter, whose amino-acid sequence MKIKGHIQLMLGLTDLEEIGMFLGGFVIVAVAARQLSAYFKKVHLPAITGLLLVGLLSGPFVFRLLSRESVNNLHFLNDVALAFIAFAAGSELFLKEMRGRFKSIKWMTFGQLVVTFVLGAFAVMLLASEIPFMQPMPLHGRFAVALLFSTIFVARSPASAIAVINELRAKGPFTKTVMGVTVIKDVLVIVLFAVCMSLADVLLNNGTFSLGFLGILLAEIAGSILLGVLLGKLVEWTLALKTHAYVKTTIILLLGYAVFPGSVWLKQWSDMNWGVEFHLEPLLAAIVGSFMVNNYSRHRLEFVKIIQEVGPTVYVVFFTLTGASLSIDLLLQAWSVAIVLFAVRLVALFLGGMVGGYFGGDPVRHNLIAWMPYVTQAGVGLGLAMLVAQEYPAWGGQFATVIIAVIVLNQVAGPPLFKWALGYVGEDHSRADVQTFDGHRDCIIFGLENQSIALAQQLEQNGWQVKIATRLEEYSHFAGQQIQIVELPELSYEAMESIGAGKAEAIVLMLSDAENYQICELAYEHFGTKDMVVRLHSRRYFDPFHKLGALIVEPSTAIVSLLDHFVRSPHATSLLLGMNKNQDTIELEIRNEELHGMALRNLRLPPDVIILSVARAGQMLISHGYTRLRMGDMVTLVGTKSSLDTVRLRFEGV is encoded by the coding sequence ATGAAAATCAAAGGGCATATTCAGTTGATGTTGGGCTTGACCGATCTTGAGGAGATAGGGATGTTTCTAGGCGGGTTTGTCATCGTTGCGGTTGCTGCCCGTCAACTTTCGGCGTACTTCAAAAAAGTTCATCTTCCCGCCATAACGGGGTTGCTACTCGTAGGTCTGTTGTCCGGACCATTTGTATTTCGTCTTCTCTCCAGGGAATCGGTGAATAACCTCCACTTTTTGAATGATGTGGCCTTGGCATTCATTGCCTTTGCAGCGGGCTCCGAATTGTTCCTGAAAGAAATGAGGGGGCGTTTCAAAAGCATCAAATGGATGACTTTTGGTCAGTTGGTTGTGACCTTTGTTCTGGGAGCATTTGCGGTCATGTTACTTGCTTCGGAGATACCTTTCATGCAACCAATGCCGCTTCATGGACGCTTTGCCGTGGCCCTTTTATTCAGTACTATTTTTGTAGCCAGGTCTCCTGCTTCAGCCATTGCGGTGATTAATGAACTGCGGGCAAAAGGGCCGTTTACCAAAACGGTGATGGGGGTAACCGTGATCAAAGATGTGCTCGTTATTGTTCTGTTTGCGGTTTGCATGTCGTTGGCTGATGTGTTGCTAAACAACGGTACCTTCAGCTTAGGTTTCCTGGGAATACTTCTGGCCGAAATAGCAGGATCAATTTTGTTGGGTGTGTTATTGGGAAAGCTGGTAGAGTGGACACTGGCATTGAAGACGCATGCTTATGTGAAAACAACTATAATCCTGCTTTTGGGTTATGCGGTGTTCCCTGGGTCCGTATGGCTTAAACAATGGTCGGATATGAACTGGGGGGTGGAGTTTCACCTGGAGCCATTGTTGGCAGCGATTGTCGGTAGTTTCATGGTGAATAATTATTCCAGACACCGCCTGGAGTTTGTAAAGATTATTCAGGAAGTCGGACCGACCGTGTACGTGGTGTTCTTTACACTTACAGGAGCTTCCCTTTCTATTGATCTGTTATTGCAGGCCTGGTCGGTGGCCATTGTTTTGTTTGCAGTCAGGTTGGTGGCTCTTTTCCTGGGTGGTATGGTGGGTGGGTATTTCGGAGGAGATCCTGTCCGCCATAACTTGATTGCATGGATGCCTTATGTAACGCAAGCAGGTGTGGGACTCGGATTGGCGATGTTGGTGGCACAGGAGTACCCGGCATGGGGCGGTCAGTTTGCTACAGTCATTATAGCGGTCATTGTTCTGAATCAGGTTGCAGGACCTCCCTTGTTCAAGTGGGCCCTGGGTTATGTGGGAGAAGATCATTCCCGCGCGGATGTACAAACATTCGATGGTCATCGTGACTGTATCATTTTCGGCCTGGAGAATCAGTCTATTGCTCTTGCGCAACAGTTGGAGCAGAACGGATGGCAGGTGAAAATTGCTACACGACTTGAAGAATACAGCCATTTCGCCGGACAGCAAATACAAATTGTGGAACTGCCTGAGCTGTCTTATGAAGCCATGGAATCCATCGGGGCCGGTAAAGCGGAAGCCATCGTGTTGATGCTTTCTGATGCGGAGAACTACCAGATTTGCGAATTGGCTTATGAGCACTTCGGAACAAAGGATATGGTGGTGAGGCTTCACTCAAGACGCTATTTCGATCCGTTTCACAAACTGGGAGCGCTGATCGTTGAACCTTCTACAGCCATTGTGAGCCTGCTTGATCATTTCGTGCGTTCGCCGCATGCCACCTCCCTGTTGTTGGGAATGAACAAAAACCAGGATACGATTGAGCTGGAGATCCGGAATGAAGAATTACATGGCATGGCGTTAAGAAACCTTCGCCTGCCACCGGATGTGATTATCCTTTCCGTGGCACGCGCCGGCCAAATGTTGATCTCACATGGGTACACCCGTTTGAGAATGGGAGATATGGTTACACTGGTTGGAACAAAAAGCAGCCTTGATACCGTTCGTCTCCGCTTCGAAGGTGTGTGA
- a CDS encoding tRNA-(ms[2]io[6]A)-hydroxylase → MLGLKLPTDPRWARIAEEKTEDVLTDHAFCEQKAASTAISLIVQYPEYSELVHAMADLAREEMEHFQRVHAIIRERGWVLGKERRDAYVNELAGFIRKGEGRMVALIDRLLFAALIEARSCERFKLLSEVLEDEELKAFYRELMISEAGHYTLFLGFARKYGTPEGMDVDARWQEFLSFEAAVIARYGKSEHIHG, encoded by the coding sequence ATGCTCGGACTTAAACTTCCCACCGATCCGCGGTGGGCCAGAATTGCAGAGGAAAAAACAGAAGACGTACTTACTGATCATGCATTTTGTGAACAGAAAGCTGCATCCACTGCCATTTCCCTGATCGTGCAATACCCCGAATATTCCGAGCTGGTGCATGCCATGGCTGATCTTGCCCGTGAGGAGATGGAGCACTTCCAGCGAGTGCATGCCATTATTCGCGAGAGGGGATGGGTGCTCGGGAAGGAACGGAGGGATGCGTATGTGAATGAACTGGCAGGTTTTATCAGGAAGGGGGAAGGCAGGATGGTTGCCCTGATCGACCGCTTGCTGTTTGCCGCACTTATTGAGGCCCGTAGCTGCGAGCGTTTTAAACTCTTGTCGGAGGTACTCGAAGATGAAGAACTCAAAGCTTTTTACAGGGAATTGATGATCAGTGAGGCAGGGCATTATACGTTGTTTCTAGGGTTCGCTCGCAAATATGGTACCCCTGAAGGAATGGATGTGGATGCCAGGTGGCAGGAGTTTCTAAGCTTCGAAGCAGCGGTGATTGCCAGGTATGGTAAATCAGAACACATTCACGGCTAA
- a CDS encoding C40 family peptidase, with product MSLQTENRYGICRLAAVPCRAMPADTSEMVSQLLFGHHFLVAEQHENWVRVKTQPDSYEGWVDQKQVLFLSEGDYSELNQKPPVFVASTDGVLTRVDHAVQRPIPKGSILPHFQHDKLKIGDEVWHFEGIACKPCQHASSAQLIADARDYLFAPYLWGGRSPWGIDCSGFTQMVYLMNGIPIPRDASQQALKGEAVSPNDAQPGDLAFFTKKDKERVTHVGMLIDPDHIIHASGEVRIDQLDSMGIVHSTSKQHTHQLHSIRRFL from the coding sequence ATGTCCTTACAGACCGAAAACCGATATGGCATATGCAGACTGGCCGCAGTTCCATGCCGCGCCATGCCTGCAGACACATCGGAAATGGTCTCTCAATTGCTGTTCGGCCATCACTTCCTGGTTGCTGAGCAACACGAAAACTGGGTGCGGGTCAAAACACAACCGGACAGTTATGAAGGATGGGTGGATCAGAAACAGGTTTTGTTTCTGAGCGAAGGCGATTATAGTGAACTGAATCAGAAGCCGCCCGTTTTTGTTGCCTCCACGGATGGTGTGCTGACCAGGGTTGATCACGCCGTCCAGCGCCCCATACCCAAAGGTTCTATCCTACCACACTTCCAACACGACAAGTTGAAGATCGGAGATGAAGTGTGGCATTTTGAAGGCATTGCCTGCAAACCATGTCAACATGCATCTTCAGCCCAGTTAATCGCAGATGCCAGGGACTACCTGTTTGCCCCGTACCTATGGGGAGGTAGAAGTCCGTGGGGTATCGATTGTTCGGGTTTTACCCAAATGGTATATCTGATGAATGGCATCCCAATACCGCGGGATGCTTCCCAACAGGCTCTCAAGGGAGAAGCCGTATCACCGAACGATGCCCAACCGGGTGACCTGGCTTTTTTCACGAAGAAAGACAAGGAAAGGGTGACCCATGTGGGAATGCTGATCGATCCTGATCACATCATTCATGCCTCAGGGGAGGTGCGTATTGATCAGCTGGACAGCATGGGAATTGTGCATTCTACAAGCAAACAACACACCCACCAACTGCATAGCATCAGGAGATTCCTTTAA